In Streptomyces sp. NBC_01408, one DNA window encodes the following:
- a CDS encoding ABC transporter ATP-binding protein — MPAGEPTGGPVLRRALADQRRRVTGASLLGMAHQACEALIPVVIGLVIDEAVATGSSGALLRWLLVLAALFFILSNCYRNSARLAEGAGESAAHRIRKDLAARVLDPRGGADSGRLPGALTSVATGDARRVGSVASALPYTLSAITGLAISAVALLRISVPLGLLVLLGVPPLLWLGLVISRPLERRSEAEQEHAAHASGVAADLVAGLRVLKGIGAEATAVSRYRETSRSSLASALRAATSRAWHDGAILALTGIFIAAIGLVGAHLAMRGDITVGELVAAVALAQYLLGPFQLLTYVNGEFAQARASAERIAEVLASPPAVAAGTAPLSEQVAGGLRLRGVTQGVLRGVDLDIAPGTLVGVVARDAAAANDLLLCLGRELDPAEGTVELDGVPLTDIGPDDARRAILVAHHDADLFEDSLLANVRAGTDAEAADVAPALAAATADDVAQALPEGVDTVLTERGRSLSGGQRQRVALARALAADPPVLVVHDPTTAVDTVTEARIAARLRDLRRGRTTVLVTTSPALLAGTDVVIMLDDGRVAAEGTHPELVAAHESYRSAVLA; from the coding sequence ATGCCCGCTGGAGAACCAACGGGAGGCCCCGTCCTCCGGAGAGCGCTCGCCGATCAGCGTCGCCGTGTCACCGGAGCATCGCTCCTCGGCATGGCGCACCAAGCGTGCGAAGCCCTCATCCCGGTCGTCATCGGTCTGGTCATCGACGAGGCGGTGGCGACCGGTTCCTCCGGCGCCCTCCTGCGCTGGCTGCTGGTGCTCGCCGCCCTCTTCTTCATCCTGTCCAACTGCTACCGCAACTCCGCACGCCTCGCGGAGGGCGCGGGCGAGAGCGCCGCGCACCGGATCCGCAAGGACCTCGCCGCGCGGGTGCTCGACCCGCGGGGCGGCGCCGACAGCGGCCGGCTGCCCGGCGCGCTGACGTCCGTCGCGACCGGCGACGCCCGGCGCGTCGGCTCGGTCGCCTCCGCACTTCCGTACACGCTGTCCGCGATCACCGGTCTGGCGATCAGCGCGGTCGCCCTGCTGCGGATCTCCGTACCGCTCGGCCTGCTCGTCCTCCTCGGCGTACCGCCGCTGCTGTGGCTCGGCCTCGTCATCAGCCGCCCGCTGGAACGGCGCAGCGAGGCCGAACAGGAGCACGCCGCGCACGCGTCGGGCGTCGCCGCCGACCTGGTCGCCGGCCTGCGCGTGCTGAAGGGCATCGGCGCCGAGGCCACGGCGGTCTCCCGCTACCGCGAGACGAGCCGCAGCTCGCTGGCCTCCGCCCTGCGGGCGGCCACCAGCCGCGCCTGGCACGACGGCGCGATCCTCGCCCTGACCGGCATCTTCATCGCGGCCATCGGGCTCGTCGGAGCCCATCTCGCGATGCGCGGCGACATCACCGTGGGTGAGCTGGTGGCGGCCGTCGCCCTGGCCCAGTACCTCCTCGGTCCCTTCCAGCTCCTCACCTACGTCAACGGCGAGTTCGCCCAGGCCCGCGCGTCGGCCGAGCGGATCGCCGAGGTCCTCGCCTCGCCGCCCGCCGTCGCGGCCGGTACGGCCCCGCTGTCCGAGCAGGTCGCCGGGGGGCTGCGCCTGCGCGGTGTCACCCAGGGCGTGCTCCGCGGCGTCGACCTCGACATCGCGCCCGGCACCCTCGTCGGTGTCGTCGCCCGCGACGCGGCCGCCGCGAACGACCTGCTGCTCTGCCTGGGCCGCGAACTCGACCCGGCCGAGGGCACCGTCGAGCTCGACGGCGTACCCCTGACCGACATCGGGCCCGACGACGCCCGCCGCGCGATCCTGGTCGCCCACCACGACGCGGACCTCTTCGAGGACAGCCTCCTCGCCAACGTACGCGCCGGGACGGACGCCGAAGCGGCGGACGTGGCACCGGCGCTGGCGGCCGCGACCGCGGACGACGTCGCCCAGGCCCTGCCCGAGGGCGTCGACACCGTCCTCACCGAGCGCGGCCGTTCGCTGTCCGGCGGCCAGCGCCAGCGCGTGGCGCTCGCCCGCGCCCTGGCCGCGGACCCGCCGGTCCTCGTCGTCCACGACCCGACCACCGCCGTCGACACGGTCACCGAGGCCCGGATCGCCGCCCGTCTGCGGGACCTGCGCCGGGGCCGCACCACGGTGCTCGTGACCACCAGCCCCGCGCTGCTCGCCGGAACCGACGTCGTGATCATGCTCGACGACGGCCGGGTGGCCGCCGAGGGCACCCACCCGGAGCTGGTCGCCGCCCACGAGTCGTACCGCTCGGCGGTGCTGGCATGA
- a CDS encoding iron ABC transporter permease — MSVEAQTASGNKTGDPVEPVVPAVRPAAVALRGLGLLVTLGALVLVSLVSVWVGSRGIPFASTWDLLWNPDGSQASVIVHEYRIPRTLLGVLVGVALGLSGALMQALTRNPLADPGLLGVNLGASSGVVVAIAFVGVASPLGYVWFALAGAAAASIGVYLLGSSGRKLATPDRLVVAGAAVTAVLYAFNWGVLLFDPEAFDQFRFWTVGSLAGRYYDIVLLVLPFVAVGLVVAFLLAPSLNALAMGDQMGRSLGVNVGRTRVLAAVAVMLLCGAATAAVGPISFVGLAVPHVARFLVGADQRWVFAYSMVLAPVLLVGSDVLGRVLGAPGEVQVGIVTAFIGAPLFIALCRRRKLVML, encoded by the coding sequence TTGTCCGTCGAAGCCCAGACGGCGTCCGGAAACAAGACCGGTGACCCCGTCGAGCCCGTCGTACCCGCGGTCCGTCCGGCCGCCGTGGCCCTGCGCGGCCTCGGTCTTCTCGTAACGCTCGGCGCGCTCGTCCTCGTCTCGCTCGTCAGCGTCTGGGTGGGCTCCCGGGGGATCCCCTTCGCCTCGACCTGGGACCTCCTGTGGAACCCGGACGGATCGCAGGCCTCCGTCATCGTCCACGAGTACCGGATACCCCGCACCCTACTCGGCGTCCTCGTCGGGGTGGCGCTCGGACTCTCCGGCGCCCTGATGCAGGCTCTGACGCGCAACCCGCTCGCCGACCCCGGACTGCTCGGGGTCAACCTGGGCGCCTCCTCGGGCGTCGTCGTCGCCATCGCCTTCGTGGGCGTGGCCTCGCCCCTCGGCTACGTGTGGTTCGCCCTCGCCGGGGCCGCCGCCGCCTCGATCGGCGTCTACCTCCTCGGCTCCTCCGGGCGGAAACTGGCCACCCCCGACCGGCTCGTCGTCGCCGGAGCGGCGGTCACCGCCGTGCTGTACGCCTTCAACTGGGGCGTGCTGCTCTTCGACCCGGAGGCCTTCGACCAGTTCCGCTTCTGGACGGTCGGCTCCCTCGCGGGCCGGTACTACGACATCGTGCTGCTCGTCCTGCCGTTCGTCGCCGTCGGCCTGGTCGTCGCCTTCCTCCTCGCCCCCTCCCTCAACGCCCTGGCCATGGGCGACCAGATGGGGCGCTCCCTCGGCGTGAACGTCGGCCGCACCCGCGTCCTGGCGGCCGTCGCCGTGATGCTGCTGTGCGGCGCCGCCACCGCCGCCGTCGGGCCGATCAGCTTCGTCGGCCTGGCCGTGCCGCACGTCGCCCGGTTCCTCGTCGGCGCCGACCAGCGCTGGGTGTTCGCGTACTCGATGGTGCTCGCACCGGTGCTGCTCGTCGGCTCGGACGTCCTGGGCCGGGTGCTCGGCGCCCCGGGCGAGGTACAGGTCGGCATCGTCACCGCCTTCATCGGCGCGCCCCTGTTCATCGCGCTGTGCCGCCGTCGAAAGCTGGTCATGCTGTGA
- a CDS encoding iron chelate uptake ABC transporter family permease subunit: protein MSAVPETKASAASLPGSGHTPAPRVVSGRTVRVGGVSLRVQGRTAAVTALLLVALVVLVGITLTTGDFELSVGEVFQALTGSGSGAADFVVNTLRMPRILTAVFVGAALAVSGAILQSLTRNSLGSPDIIGFTNGSAVGALVVIIVLHGSMTQIALGALAGGLATALVVHLLLIGRGIQGFRLVVIGIGVSALLLAVNSYLITRASFQEALEAQSWLVGSLGNRLWTHANAIGLALAVLLPPAFLLSRRLSMVEMGDTTASALGVEVSRTRTALLVISVALAAFATAVTGPIWFIALAAPQVVRRLTRASGPALLPSALMGAFLLLLSDLVVQRAFAPALLPVGTATGAIGGLYLIWLLITESRKSRA from the coding sequence GTGAGCGCCGTACCGGAGACGAAAGCCTCCGCCGCCTCCCTGCCCGGATCCGGGCACACCCCCGCCCCCCGCGTCGTCAGCGGCCGGACCGTCCGGGTGGGCGGCGTCTCGCTGCGCGTGCAGGGCCGCACCGCCGCCGTGACCGCCCTGCTGCTCGTCGCGCTCGTCGTGCTCGTCGGCATCACGCTGACCACCGGCGACTTCGAGCTCTCCGTGGGGGAGGTCTTCCAGGCCCTGACCGGCAGCGGCTCCGGCGCCGCGGACTTCGTCGTCAACACCCTGCGCATGCCGCGCATCCTGACCGCGGTGTTCGTCGGCGCGGCCCTCGCGGTGAGCGGGGCGATCCTGCAGAGCCTGACCCGCAACTCCCTCGGCAGCCCCGACATCATCGGCTTCACCAACGGCTCCGCCGTGGGCGCGCTCGTCGTGATCATCGTGCTGCACGGCAGCATGACCCAGATCGCACTGGGCGCCCTGGCCGGCGGCCTCGCCACCGCCCTCGTCGTCCACCTCCTCCTGATCGGCCGCGGGATCCAGGGATTCCGGCTGGTCGTCATCGGCATCGGCGTCAGCGCCCTGCTGCTCGCCGTCAACTCCTACCTGATCACCCGGGCGTCCTTCCAGGAAGCCCTGGAAGCCCAGTCCTGGCTGGTCGGCAGCCTCGGGAACCGGCTGTGGACGCACGCCAACGCCATCGGCCTCGCCCTCGCCGTCCTGCTGCCGCCGGCCTTCCTCCTCTCCCGCCGCCTCTCCATGGTCGAGATGGGCGACACCACCGCCAGCGCGCTCGGCGTCGAGGTCTCGCGCACCCGTACGGCCCTCCTGGTCATCAGCGTCGCCCTCGCCGCCTTCGCCACCGCCGTCACCGGCCCCATCTGGTTCATCGCCCTCGCCGCGCCCCAGGTGGTCCGCAGGCTCACCCGGGCCTCCGGCCCCGCGCTGCTGCCGTCCGCCCTGATGGGCGCCTTTCTCCTCCTCCTGAGCGACCTCGTCGTACAGCGGGCCTTCGCGCCCGCGCTGCTCCCGGTCGGCACGGCGACCGGCGCCATCGGCGGGCTGTACCTCATCTGGCTGCTGATCACCGAGTCGCGAAAGAGCCGCGCATGA
- a CDS encoding ABC transporter ATP-binding protein, giving the protein MTGTNSPQPRLRAEDLTLSYDQRTVATSLSVDIPDRSFTVIVGPNACGKSTLLTALARMMKPKAGQVYLDGAAIASYRSREVARRLGLLPQSSNAPGGITVGDLVARGRYPHQRLLKQWSVEDEEAVTESMRQTGVLELADRPVDDLSGGQRQRVWLSMVLAQQTSILLLDEPTTFLDIAHQVEVLDLCAELHARKGHTVVAVLHDLNQACRYATHLIVMRPGGTIAAEGDPATVMTAELVEDVFGLPCRIIEDPETGTPLMVPAAPKRYAPEDAEAAPHDAVLAERT; this is encoded by the coding sequence ATGACTGGAACCAACTCGCCGCAGCCCCGGCTGCGCGCAGAGGACCTCACGCTGTCCTACGACCAGCGGACGGTGGCCACGTCCCTGAGCGTCGACATCCCCGACCGGTCCTTCACCGTGATCGTCGGGCCGAACGCCTGCGGCAAGTCGACGCTGCTCACGGCGCTCGCCCGGATGATGAAGCCCAAGGCCGGACAGGTCTACCTCGACGGGGCCGCCATCGCCTCGTACCGCTCCCGCGAGGTGGCCCGCCGCCTCGGACTGCTCCCGCAGTCCTCGAACGCCCCCGGCGGCATCACCGTGGGCGACCTCGTGGCGCGCGGCCGCTACCCGCACCAGCGGCTGCTCAAGCAGTGGTCCGTCGAGGACGAGGAGGCCGTCACCGAGTCGATGCGCCAGACCGGCGTGCTCGAACTCGCCGACCGGCCCGTGGACGACCTCTCCGGCGGCCAGCGCCAGCGCGTCTGGCTCTCCATGGTCCTCGCCCAGCAGACCTCCATCCTGCTGCTGGACGAGCCCACCACCTTCCTCGACATCGCCCACCAGGTCGAGGTGCTGGACCTGTGCGCCGAACTGCACGCCCGCAAGGGGCACACGGTCGTCGCGGTCCTGCACGACCTCAACCAGGCCTGCCGCTACGCCACCCACCTCATCGTGATGCGGCCCGGCGGCACGATCGCCGCCGAAGGGGACCCGGCGACCGTCATGACCGCCGAACTGGTGGAGGACGTGTTCGGGCTGCCCTGTCGGATCATCGAGGACCCGGAGACCGGCACCCCGCTGATGGTCCCCGCGGCACCGAAGCGGTACGCGCCCGAGGACGCCGAAGCCGCTCCCCACGACGCCGTGCTCGCCGAACGCACCTGA
- a CDS encoding amidohydrolase, with product MLCTRLTNARILTMDPDRPVAHDLGIWRGRIVGLDEAVTSLPAREVIDLQGATVLPGFIDSHVHLTWTGLKASTPSVAPCRRAEDVLAVVEEAALRKDPAAWVDVMGYDQRALGRHLTAAELDRVSHGRKVFLLHDSGHGCVVSSAVLDLLPAEVPHQEGFLAESAMTAARRLRLPYSQTEIADAVEQAARVCLSEGVTAVAEAGIGGGLLGNSPVELGAYQLLRDQGRLPLRVQLMAAGDTLRPLAAHQDDGIPRALDLGLRTGFGDEWLSVGALKIYTDGGMMARTAALTEPYTGMDHTGELQDDPDRILDLIVDGHLAGWQLAVHAIGDRAADLALDGLERAQKLRPRPDARHRIEHAGLIRPDQLPRFARLGVSAVVQPAFLYSFGDDYSAVMGAERAPWMYRGRGFLDHGVTLVGSSDRPVTDGAPLRAVQFMVERASASGRPVGPDEAVTVEEALRAYTVAGAYACRWDDGAGSLSPGKRADFVVLGDDPRAVDPSRIAGIEVVATFVDGREATEGSKL from the coding sequence ATGCTGTGCACGAGGCTGACGAACGCGCGCATCCTGACCATGGACCCGGACCGTCCGGTCGCCCATGACCTGGGCATCTGGCGGGGCCGGATCGTGGGCCTGGACGAGGCCGTGACCTCGCTGCCGGCCCGCGAGGTCATCGACCTGCAAGGCGCCACCGTGCTGCCCGGGTTCATCGACAGCCACGTCCACCTGACGTGGACCGGGCTGAAGGCGAGCACCCCGAGCGTCGCCCCGTGCCGGCGGGCCGAGGACGTGCTCGCGGTCGTGGAGGAGGCCGCCCTGCGCAAGGACCCGGCGGCCTGGGTCGACGTCATGGGCTACGACCAGCGGGCGCTGGGCCGTCATCTGACCGCCGCCGAACTGGACCGGGTCAGCCACGGCCGCAAGGTGTTCCTGCTGCACGACTCGGGACACGGCTGCGTCGTCAGCAGCGCCGTACTGGACCTGCTCCCCGCCGAAGTCCCGCACCAGGAAGGCTTCCTGGCGGAGAGCGCCATGACGGCCGCGCGGCGGCTGCGCCTGCCCTACTCGCAGACGGAGATAGCCGACGCGGTCGAACAGGCGGCGCGCGTCTGCCTCTCCGAAGGGGTGACCGCCGTCGCCGAAGCGGGCATCGGAGGCGGCCTGCTGGGCAACAGCCCGGTGGAACTCGGCGCCTACCAGCTGCTGCGCGACCAGGGCCGGCTGCCCCTGCGGGTCCAGCTCATGGCGGCGGGCGACACCCTCCGCCCGCTCGCCGCACACCAGGACGACGGCATTCCGCGCGCCCTGGACCTCGGCCTGCGCACCGGCTTCGGCGACGAGTGGCTGTCCGTGGGCGCGCTGAAGATCTACACCGACGGCGGGATGATGGCCCGTACCGCCGCGCTCACCGAGCCCTACACGGGCATGGACCACACCGGGGAGCTCCAGGACGACCCCGACCGGATCCTCGACCTCATCGTGGACGGCCACCTCGCCGGCTGGCAGCTCGCCGTCCACGCCATCGGGGACCGCGCCGCCGACCTCGCGCTCGACGGGCTGGAGCGGGCGCAGAAACTGCGGCCCCGCCCGGACGCCCGGCACCGCATCGAGCACGCGGGCCTGATCCGCCCCGACCAGCTGCCGCGGTTCGCGCGGCTCGGCGTCAGCGCCGTGGTCCAGCCCGCGTTCCTGTACTCCTTCGGGGACGACTACTCGGCCGTGATGGGCGCGGAGCGGGCGCCGTGGATGTACCGGGGCCGGGGCTTCCTGGACCACGGGGTCACGCTGGTCGGCAGCTCGGACCGGCCCGTCACCGACGGAGCGCCGCTGCGGGCCGTCCAGTTCATGGTCGAGCGGGCCTCCGCCTCCGGCCGGCCCGTCGGCCCGGACGAGGCCGTCACGGTGGAGGAGGCGCTGCGCGCGTACACGGTCGCCGGTGCGTACGCCTGCCGCTGGGACGACGGCGCGGGTAGCCTCTCACCGGGCAAGCGCGCCGACTTCGTGGTGCTGGGGGACGATCCGCGCGCGGTGGATCCGTCCCGGATCGCGGGGATCGAGGTCGTGGCGACCTTCGTGGACGGCCGCGAGGCGACGGAGGGCAGCAAACTGTGA
- a CDS encoding GNAT family N-acetyltransferase, with protein sequence MPLRAPQLPGFPPFSVRPARPGDGAALAALSRPFVRAGALRERPLSLYLAQAADFLVAQAPDGTLEGCLGVRVHPAAGVLYNFCVARHRQGSGMGARLLQAAFAAARFRSVETLFTATTGSGRLFLSHGFRPASPNQAPAAWADSLDPRRGARVLARAL encoded by the coding sequence CTGCCGCTCCGCGCACCCCAACTGCCCGGATTCCCCCCGTTCTCCGTCCGTCCCGCGCGCCCCGGCGACGGCGCCGCGCTGGCCGCGCTCTCCCGGCCCTTCGTCCGCGCGGGAGCGCTCCGCGAGCGTCCGCTCTCCCTCTACCTCGCCCAGGCGGCCGACTTCCTCGTCGCGCAGGCCCCCGACGGAACCCTGGAGGGCTGCCTCGGGGTACGGGTCCACCCCGCGGCGGGCGTCCTGTACAACTTCTGCGTCGCCCGGCACCGGCAGGGATCGGGCATGGGGGCCCGGCTGCTGCAGGCGGCGTTCGCCGCGGCCCGCTTCCGCTCGGTGGAGACGCTGTTCACGGCGACCACCGGCAGCGGCCGCCTGTTCCTGAGCCATGGTTTCCGCCCGGCCTCCCCGAACCAGGCCCCGGCCGCCTGGGCGGACTCCCTGGACCCGCGCCGAGGCGCCCGGGTCCTGGCCCGCGCCCTGTGA
- a CDS encoding acetylornithine transaminase, translated as MSADPRPPLADRWSAVMMDTYGTPPLALVRGEGSTVWDESGRAYTDFTGGIAVNTLGHAHPAVVEAVQGQVARLGHVSNLFVSGPPVELAERLLGLLGRPGRVFFANSGAEAAEAAFKIARRTGRPHLVATEGGFHGRTMGALALTGQPAKRDPFLPLPGEVTHVPFGDAEALRVAVTERTSAVFLEPVQGEAGVIPAPEGYLRAAREITRATGTLLVLDEVQTGIGRTGHWFAHQAEPGIDPDVVTLAKGLGGGLPIGAAVAFGPAADLLTPGQHGTTFGGNPIACAAGLAVLETVESEGLLAHVLRVGERLRGGIEGLKHPLVREVRGAGLLLGIVLTEPVAARVQRAAQDAGFLVNAAGPATVRLAPALTVTADQADALVGALPAILDA; from the coding sequence GTGAGCGCCGACCCCCGCCCACCGCTCGCGGACCGCTGGAGCGCGGTCATGATGGACACCTACGGCACTCCCCCGCTGGCCCTGGTCAGGGGCGAGGGCAGCACGGTCTGGGACGAGTCCGGGCGGGCGTACACGGACTTCACCGGCGGGATCGCGGTCAACACCCTCGGGCACGCCCACCCGGCCGTGGTCGAGGCCGTCCAGGGGCAGGTGGCCCGGCTGGGGCACGTGTCGAACCTCTTCGTCTCCGGACCGCCGGTCGAGCTGGCCGAGCGCCTGCTGGGGCTGCTGGGCAGGCCGGGACGGGTGTTCTTCGCCAACTCCGGCGCGGAGGCGGCCGAGGCCGCCTTCAAGATCGCCCGCCGTACGGGACGGCCCCATCTGGTCGCCACCGAGGGCGGGTTCCACGGGCGCACCATGGGGGCGCTGGCCCTCACCGGCCAGCCGGCCAAGCGCGACCCCTTCCTGCCGCTGCCCGGGGAGGTGACGCACGTGCCGTTCGGAGACGCGGAGGCGCTGCGCGTGGCCGTCACCGAGCGGACCTCCGCGGTCTTCCTGGAACCGGTGCAGGGCGAGGCCGGGGTCATCCCGGCGCCCGAGGGCTACCTGCGGGCCGCCCGCGAGATCACCCGGGCCACGGGCACCCTGCTCGTACTGGACGAGGTGCAGACGGGGATCGGCCGCACCGGCCACTGGTTCGCGCACCAGGCGGAACCGGGGATCGACCCCGACGTGGTCACCCTCGCCAAGGGGCTGGGCGGCGGACTGCCCATCGGCGCCGCGGTGGCCTTCGGCCCGGCCGCCGACCTGCTGACCCCCGGCCAGCACGGCACCACCTTCGGCGGCAACCCGATCGCATGCGCGGCCGGACTCGCCGTGCTGGAGACCGTCGAGTCCGAGGGGCTGCTCGCGCACGTCCTGCGGGTGGGTGAGCGGCTGCGCGGCGGCATTGAGGGACTCAAGCACCCGCTGGTCCGTGAAGTGCGGGGCGCGGGGCTGCTGCTGGGCATCGTCCTCACCGAGCCGGTCGCCGCACGGGTCCAGCGGGCCGCGCAGGACGCCGGGTTCCTGGTGAACGCGGCGGGGCCGGCCACCGTACGGCTGGCCCCGGCCCTGACGGTGACGGCGGATCAGGCCGACGCCCTGGTGGGCGCGCTGCCCGCGATCCTCGACGCCTGA
- the argB gene encoding acetylglutamate kinase: MAGPAAADLPWLEELQGRTVVVKFGGNAMVDPSLHRTFAQDVVELWHAGLRPVVVHGGGPQISAMLDRLDLEVRFEAGLRVTTPETMEVVRMVLTGQVQRELVGALNAHGPFAVGMSGEDAHTMTAVRRPAWVDGRPVDIGLVGEVVDVDPGTVRALLDQGRIPVISPIARGEDGEVYNVNADLAASALAVALGAERLVVLTDVEGLYADWPRSTEVIERLTAAELDALLPELASGMLPKMEGCLRAVRAGVGRAQVIDGRVPHALLAGVFTEGGSGTTVVPDAEPGQRPGDRNETENENEETVA, translated from the coding sequence GTGGCCGGACCGGCCGCGGCGGACCTGCCGTGGCTGGAGGAGCTCCAGGGCCGCACGGTCGTCGTCAAGTTCGGCGGCAACGCCATGGTGGACCCCTCGCTCCACCGGACCTTCGCCCAGGACGTCGTGGAACTGTGGCACGCGGGGCTGCGGCCCGTCGTCGTGCACGGCGGCGGACCCCAGATCAGCGCCATGCTCGACCGCCTGGACCTGGAGGTCCGCTTCGAGGCGGGTCTGCGGGTGACCACCCCGGAGACCATGGAGGTGGTCCGCATGGTGCTGACCGGGCAGGTCCAGCGGGAGCTGGTCGGCGCGCTCAACGCCCACGGGCCCTTCGCCGTGGGGATGTCGGGCGAGGACGCGCACACGATGACCGCCGTACGGCGGCCGGCCTGGGTGGACGGCCGGCCGGTGGACATCGGCCTGGTCGGCGAGGTGGTGGACGTGGACCCCGGTACGGTCCGCGCCCTGCTGGACCAGGGCCGCATCCCCGTGATCTCGCCGATCGCGCGGGGCGAGGACGGCGAGGTCTACAACGTCAACGCCGATCTCGCGGCGTCGGCGCTGGCCGTGGCCCTCGGGGCGGAGCGGCTGGTCGTCCTGACCGACGTCGAGGGGCTGTACGCGGACTGGCCGCGCAGCACCGAGGTGATCGAACGCCTCACGGCCGCCGAACTGGACGCACTGCTGCCGGAACTCGCGAGCGGCATGCTCCCCAAGATGGAGGGCTGTCTGCGGGCCGTCCGGGCGGGCGTGGGCAGGGCCCAGGTCATCGACGGCCGGGTGCCGCACGCGCTGCTGGCCGGAGTCTTCACCGAGGGCGGCTCGGGGACCACGGTGGTCCCCGACGCGGAGCCCGGGCAGCGGCCCGGGGACCGGAATGAGACCGAGAACGAGAACGAGGAGACCGTCGCGTGA
- the argJ gene encoding bifunctional glutamate N-acetyltransferase/amino-acid acetyltransferase ArgJ translates to MSVTAARGFLAAGVAAGIKESGDPDLALVVNRGPSRAAAGVFTSNRVQAAPVHWSRRVLADGLLSAVVLNSGGANACTGPAGAVDTQVMAERTARATDTAPDEVAVCSTGLIGVRLPMDRITDGIDTAAGLLSADGGEDAAVAIKTTDSVHKTAAVARDGWTVGGMAKGAGMLAPGLATMLVVLTTDADVSAEVLDPALRDAVRTTFDRVDSDGCMSTNDTVLLLASGASGLVPDTAEFTEAVRAVCADLARQLVADAEGASKEIEVAVVGAASEQDAVEVGRSVARNNLLKCALHGEDPNWGRVLSAIGTTSAVFDPDRLDVAINGVWVCRDGAAGESRDKVDLSGREITVTVDLRSGDARATIWTNDLTAEYVHENSAYSS, encoded by the coding sequence GTGAGCGTGACCGCCGCCCGTGGATTCCTGGCAGCCGGTGTGGCCGCCGGAATCAAGGAATCCGGTGATCCCGACCTGGCCCTGGTGGTGAACCGGGGACCGTCCCGCGCCGCCGCCGGCGTCTTCACCTCCAACCGCGTGCAGGCGGCGCCCGTGCACTGGTCCCGGCGCGTGCTCGCCGACGGCCTGCTCTCGGCCGTCGTCCTCAACTCCGGCGGCGCCAACGCCTGTACGGGACCCGCGGGCGCCGTCGACACCCAGGTGATGGCCGAGCGGACCGCCCGGGCCACGGACACCGCCCCGGACGAGGTCGCGGTGTGCTCCACCGGCCTGATCGGCGTACGGCTGCCCATGGACCGGATCACGGACGGGATCGACACCGCCGCGGGCCTGCTGTCGGCCGACGGCGGCGAGGACGCGGCCGTCGCGATCAAGACCACGGACTCCGTGCACAAGACCGCCGCCGTGGCCCGCGACGGCTGGACCGTCGGCGGCATGGCCAAGGGCGCGGGCATGCTCGCTCCCGGGCTGGCCACCATGCTGGTCGTCCTCACCACGGACGCCGACGTGAGCGCGGAGGTCCTGGACCCGGCGCTGCGCGACGCGGTGCGCACCACCTTCGACCGGGTGGACTCGGACGGCTGCATGTCCACCAACGACACGGTGCTGCTGCTCGCTTCCGGCGCCTCGGGCCTCGTACCGGACACGGCGGAGTTCACCGAGGCCGTGCGCGCCGTGTGCGCGGACCTGGCCCGGCAGCTGGTGGCGGACGCCGAGGGCGCCTCCAAGGAGATCGAAGTGGCGGTCGTCGGCGCGGCCTCGGAGCAGGACGCGGTGGAGGTGGGCCGGTCGGTGGCCCGCAACAACCTCCTCAAGTGCGCGCTGCACGGCGAGGACCCGAACTGGGGCCGGGTGCTGTCCGCGATCGGCACCACCTCCGCCGTCTTCGACCCCGACCGGCTGGACGTGGCCATCAACGGCGTGTGGGTCTGCCGCGACGGGGCGGCCGGCGAGTCCCGGGACAAGGTCGACCTGTCGGGCCGCGAGATCACCGTGACCGTGGACCTGCGCTCGGGGGACGCCCGCGCGACGATCTGGACCAACGACCTGACGGCCGAGTACGTCCACGAGAACAGCGCGTACAGCTCGTGA